From Flavobacterium alkalisoli, the proteins below share one genomic window:
- a CDS encoding PH domain-containing protein, with protein sequence MKSDFSKPQRQSLVGVVVMFADTFQGAIRALWPILIVWIFRFKDLNKLSVLAGAGAIIVLVGIIAYLKYLNFTFFLDEKNEEFVIRKGILNKSRLAIPLDKIQQVNINQSLIQRIINVYALEVDTAGSSKKEVSIRAIDHNLALLLKERLLENENEVTENSDISEEGEVKIRQYEKEHPFIQISFITLLKTGITSNYTRSFALLFAFFISIYQYIEDIIQATGYEEDPLKEYINAELFLRFITTIVIIILVLTLVVNLLRTIIKYFDFKITRKQNSLLLSFGLINTKSTIIRPEKVQILAVGRNFFQKKLKIQDIRIRQAYNQTSNKDHLKSAIEIPGCNDSEKDAVMQFLLGKIPEKGLGLRPSIRKVIFQIVKAILIPSGIYFFLVYLSPEMIDYVMFLAVYVLFVSIIIFFSFRNYRLFVNNDFIIKQSGAWDISTEILAPHKIQGVSLTQYFWHKNYDIGIVTLHTAGGNLTFGLTGYIKLKELVNYWLYQVETTDKNWM encoded by the coding sequence ATGAAGAGTGATTTCAGTAAACCGCAACGACAGTCTTTAGTAGGTGTTGTGGTTATGTTTGCCGACACTTTTCAGGGAGCAATACGTGCTTTATGGCCTATTCTTATAGTTTGGATTTTTAGATTTAAAGATCTTAATAAACTTTCTGTTTTAGCAGGAGCTGGTGCTATTATCGTTTTGGTTGGCATTATAGCATACCTTAAGTACCTTAACTTCACCTTTTTTCTTGATGAGAAAAACGAGGAGTTTGTTATCCGTAAAGGAATTTTAAATAAGAGCAGACTAGCAATCCCTTTAGATAAAATACAGCAGGTAAATATCAATCAGTCACTTATACAAAGAATAATTAATGTTTATGCTTTAGAAGTTGACACTGCAGGTAGTAGTAAAAAAGAGGTTTCCATAAGGGCTATCGATCATAATCTTGCACTTTTACTCAAGGAAAGATTGCTGGAAAACGAAAATGAAGTTACTGAAAACAGTGATATTTCCGAAGAAGGAGAGGTAAAGATCAGACAGTACGAAAAAGAACATCCTTTTATTCAGATAAGCTTTATTACGCTTTTAAAAACAGGTATCACATCAAACTACACACGCAGTTTTGCCTTACTTTTCGCCTTTTTTATCTCTATATATCAATATATTGAAGATATAATTCAGGCAACAGGTTATGAAGAAGACCCTTTAAAGGAGTATATAAACGCCGAGTTGTTCCTTAGGTTTATAACTACTATTGTCATTATCATATTAGTACTTACATTGGTAGTAAACCTTTTACGCACTATTATCAAGTATTTTGATTTTAAAATCACTCGCAAACAAAACTCTCTGTTGCTTTCTTTTGGATTAATAAACACTAAGAGTACTATTATTCGCCCTGAAAAGGTACAGATTCTTGCTGTTGGGAGAAACTTCTTTCAGAAGAAACTAAAAATACAGGATATTAGGATACGTCAGGCATATAACCAGACATCTAATAAGGACCATTTAAAATCGGCTATTGAAATACCCGGTTGTAATGATAGTGAAAAAGATGCCGTGATGCAGTTCCTTTTAGGTAAAATACCTGAAAAGGGGCTTGGTTTAAGACCTAGTATACGTAAAGTAATATTTCAGATAGTAAAAGCAATTCTTATCCCTTCAGGAATTTATTTCTTTTTAGTTTACCTGTCGCCGGAAATGATAGATTATGTAATGTTCCTTGCTGTATATGTACTTTTTGTAAGTATCATTATTTTCTTTTCTTTCAGGAATTACAGACTCTTTGTAAATAATGATTTCATTATAAAGCAAAGCGGAGCATGGGATATAAGCACAGAGATACTGGCACCTCACAAAATTCAGGGAGTTAGCCTTACACAATACTTTTGGCATAAAAATTATGATATAGGAATCGTAACTTTGCATACGGCCGGAGGCAATCTTACTTTTGGATTAACAGGATATATAAAGCTAAAAGAATTGGTTAATTATTGGTTGTATCAGGTAGAGACAACCGATAAGAACTGGATGTAA
- a CDS encoding metal-dependent hydrolase, with the protein MKITYYGHASLGIKVGGKNIIVDPFITANELAKHIDIMELKADYILITHAHGDHILDVEAIAQNTGATIVSNAEIAGYYEKKGFKTHPMNHGGSWNFDFGKVKYVTAIHSSSFPDGTYGGNQGGFVIEGEHKNIYIAGDTALTYDMKLIPLRTKLDLAILPIGSNFTMDVEDAIIASDFLECDKVLGYHYDTFGYIKIDHEDAKKKFYDKDKDLMLLEIGGSLEL; encoded by the coding sequence ATGAAGATAACATATTACGGACATGCGAGCCTTGGAATAAAAGTAGGAGGCAAAAATATAATTGTCGATCCTTTTATTACGGCTAACGAACTGGCTAAACATATTGACATCATGGAGCTTAAAGCTGATTATATTTTAATCACTCATGCTCACGGAGACCACATTCTTGACGTAGAGGCTATTGCACAAAACACAGGCGCTACAATTGTTTCTAATGCCGAGATTGCAGGGTATTATGAAAAGAAAGGTTTTAAAACGCACCCAATGAATCATGGCGGAAGCTGGAACTTTGATTTTGGTAAAGTAAAATATGTTACTGCTATCCACTCAAGCTCTTTCCCTGACGGAACTTATGGTGGTAATCAGGGTGGTTTTGTAATTGAAGGTGAGCATAAAAATATTTATATCGCCGGAGATACGGCTCTTACTTATGATATGAAATTGATTCCGCTTCGTACAAAGTTAGACTTAGCCATATTGCCTATTGGCAGCAACTTTACAATGGATGTTGAAGATGCCATAATCGCTTCAGATTTCCTTGAATGTGATAAAGTACTGGGTTACCATTATGATACGTTTGGCTACATTAAAATTGATCATGAAGATGCCAAAAAGAAATTCTATGATAAGGATAAAGACTTAATGCTTTTGGAAATAGGTGGGTCTTTAGAATTATAA
- a CDS encoding potassium channel family protein, with product MFFFHTIFSFLKNREYRDLLYTTMIILIIGTVSYHYIEGWGIIDSLYFSVVTLTTIGFGDFSPQTDLGKIFTIIYIILGIGIILQFINTVQNHYSETRNKRHKKH from the coding sequence ATGTTCTTTTTTCATACTATATTCAGTTTCTTAAAAAACAGGGAATACAGGGATCTTCTATATACTACAATGATAATTTTAATAATAGGAACAGTATCCTACCATTACATTGAAGGCTGGGGTATTATAGATTCATTATATTTTTCTGTAGTTACCTTAACTACCATAGGTTTTGGTGATTTTTCTCCTCAAACAGATCTGGGTAAAATTTTTACCATTATATACATCATTCTGGGCATAGGTATTATACTTCAGTTTATTAATACAGTACAAAACCACTACAGCGAAACCCGAAACAAACGACATAAAAAGCATTAA
- the menA gene encoding 1,4-dihydroxy-2-naphthoate octaprenyltransferase, with protein MANAKAWLEAARLRTLPLSVSGILVGSFYAFSQGMKNWSIFAFALLTTLGLQVLSNFANDYGDGVKGTDNENRIGPQRAIQSGAITVGAMKKGIVITSLLTLVAAVMLIYLSFGKENLTYSLFFFFLGLAAIAAAIKYTVGNSAYGYKGLGDLFVFIFFGLVSVLGCYFLFAKQLDILIVLPAISIGLLSVAVLNLNNMRDQVSDTMSGKNTLVVKMGAKKAKIYHYTIILTALFLTLLFAILYNFKPLQYLFLIAYVPFLLHIKTVSKNTVPRELDPELKKVALGTFLLSVLLSIVLQF; from the coding sequence ATGGCAAATGCAAAAGCCTGGCTTGAAGCCGCACGATTAAGAACTTTACCATTATCAGTATCAGGGATACTTGTAGGTAGTTTTTATGCTTTTTCACAAGGAATGAAAAACTGGAGCATATTTGCTTTCGCATTACTAACTACTTTAGGTTTACAGGTGCTTTCAAACTTTGCAAATGATTATGGAGACGGCGTAAAGGGTACCGATAACGAAAATCGTATTGGCCCTCAGCGTGCTATACAAAGTGGTGCTATTACTGTTGGTGCTATGAAAAAGGGTATTGTAATAACATCATTATTAACCCTTGTGGCTGCAGTAATGCTTATTTACCTGTCTTTTGGTAAAGAGAATCTTACGTACTCACTATTCTTTTTCTTTTTAGGATTGGCGGCAATTGCTGCAGCCATAAAATATACTGTAGGTAACTCCGCTTACGGTTATAAAGGGCTGGGAGATTTGTTTGTATTTATCTTTTTCGGCCTTGTAAGTGTTTTAGGTTGCTATTTCTTATTTGCAAAGCAGCTGGATATTTTAATTGTACTTCCGGCAATATCAATAGGGTTATTAAGTGTAGCCGTATTAAACCTAAACAATATGCGCGATCAGGTTTCCGATACTATGTCGGGTAAAAACACGTTGGTGGTGAAAATGGGGGCTAAAAAAGCTAAAATATATCATTATACAATAATCTTAACAGCATTGTTTTTAACGCTGCTATTTGCTATCTTGTATAACTTTAAACCGTTACAGTACCTGTTTTTAATAGCCTATGTTCCGTTTTTACTTCACATAAAAACAGTTAGCAAAAATACTGTTCCCCGTGAACTTGATCCGGAACTGAAGAAGGTAGCCTTAGGTACTTTTTTATTGTCGGTTTTACTTAGTATTGTTTTACAGTTTTAA
- a CDS encoding PH domain-containing protein produces the protein MDTINNEFENNVIDTASLPKFEEAALTVLQPDYRKIMFFNVALIYIIVAIAGGAALYFIEQARDYIIPAIIIYTVFLFISIVLTNLSFKNRGFAFRNHDVIYKSGVIATTTTIIPYNRVQHVALHEGILSRKFGLASVEVFTAGGDSSDIKISGIEKQHAENIKQLLVGKILKQENTNEE, from the coding sequence ATGGATACCATAAATAACGAATTTGAAAATAATGTTATAGATACTGCTTCCTTGCCTAAATTTGAGGAAGCAGCTCTTACTGTATTACAGCCTGATTACAGGAAAATAATGTTCTTTAATGTGGCGCTTATTTATATAATAGTTGCTATAGCAGGGGGAGCAGCTTTATATTTTATAGAACAGGCGAGAGATTATATAATCCCGGCAATTATAATATATACTGTCTTTCTCTTTATAAGCATAGTACTTACTAACTTAAGTTTTAAGAACAGGGGATTTGCTTTTCGTAATCATGATGTTATTTACAAAAGTGGCGTTATAGCTACTACAACTACAATTATCCCTTATAACAGGGTACAGCACGTTGCTTTGCACGAGGGTATCCTTTCGAGAAAATTCGGACTTGCCTCAGTAGAGGTATTTACTGCCGGTGGTGACAGTAGCGATATAAAAATATCAGGTATAGAAAAACAACATGCTGAAAATATAAAGCAGCTTTTAGTTGGAAAAATATTAAAGCAGGAGAACACAAATGAAGAGTGA
- a CDS encoding four helix bundle protein encodes MKTDNAVQIKSYAFAVRIVNVYKYIIQNHQEYVLSKQLLRSGTSIGANVEEALGGHSQKDFLHKLSISYKEARETAYWIKLLRDTHYLDNQQSQSLLNDVDELLRIIGSIQKTIRNS; translated from the coding sequence TTGAAAACAGATAATGCTGTACAAATCAAAAGTTATGCTTTTGCTGTAAGGATAGTTAATGTGTATAAATACATAATTCAAAATCATCAGGAATATGTTCTATCTAAGCAATTATTAAGAAGTGGTACTTCAATTGGAGCCAATGTTGAAGAAGCTTTAGGTGGACATAGTCAAAAAGATTTTTTACATAAACTTTCTATTTCTTATAAAGAAGCAAGGGAAACAGCGTATTGGATTAAGTTATTACGTGATACACATTATTTAGATAATCAACAAAGTCAAAGTTTGTTAAATGATGTTGATGAATTATTAAGAATAATTGGAAGTATCCAAAAGACAATTCGTAATTCATAA
- a CDS encoding 1,4-dihydroxy-2-naphthoyl-CoA synthase, whose protein sequence is MSTIDWKTVKEFEDITYKKCNGVARIAFNRPDVRNAFRPKTTSELFEAFLDAREDTSIGVVLLSAEGPSSKDGVYSFCSGGDQKARGHQGYVGDDGMHRLNILEVQRLIRFMPKVVIAVVPGWAVGGGHSLHVVCDLTLASKEHAIFKQTDADVTSFDGGYGSAYLAKMVGQKRAREIFFLGRNYSAQEAYEMGMVNAVIPHAELEDTAYEWAQEILDKSPTSIKMLKFAFNLTDDGMVGQQVFAGEATRLTYMTEEAKEGRDAFLEKRKPNFRDIKWIP, encoded by the coding sequence ATGAGTACTATAGACTGGAAAACCGTAAAGGAATTTGAAGATATAACCTATAAAAAATGTAACGGCGTTGCCCGTATAGCCTTTAACAGACCCGATGTAAGGAATGCTTTCAGGCCTAAAACCACCAGCGAACTTTTTGAAGCTTTTCTTGATGCCAGAGAAGATACCTCGATAGGAGTTGTATTACTTTCTGCAGAAGGCCCTTCTTCCAAAGACGGGGTTTATTCATTTTGTAGCGGGGGTGACCAAAAGGCACGTGGACATCAAGGTTATGTAGGTGATGACGGTATGCACAGGCTTAATATTCTTGAAGTACAACGTTTAATACGCTTTATGCCCAAAGTGGTTATCGCGGTTGTTCCCGGTTGGGCAGTAGGAGGAGGACATAGCCTTCACGTAGTTTGCGACCTTACCCTTGCCAGTAAAGAACACGCCATATTTAAACAGACTGATGCTGATGTTACCAGTTTTGACGGTGGATACGGTTCGGCTTACCTGGCTAAAATGGTAGGGCAAAAACGTGCCCGTGAAATATTCTTTTTAGGAAGAAACTATTCGGCTCAGGAAGCTTATGAGATGGGAATGGTAAATGCTGTTATCCCTCATGCTGAACTTGAAGATACTGCCTATGAATGGGCGCAGGAAATATTAGATAAATCTCCAACATCTATTAAGATGCTTAAGTTTGCCTTTAACCTTACTGATGACGGAATGGTAGGACAACAGGTATTTGCCGGAGAAGCTACCCGTTTAACTTACATGACAGAAGAGGCTAAAGAAGGCCGTGATGCTTTCCTTGAAAAGAGAAAACCTAACTTTAGGGATATCAAATGGATACCATAA
- a CDS encoding serine hydrolase domain-containing protein produces the protein MKFLRFIPFILLFTAATSCKKDKPVIAQHVKKVEKDTVLRIKPLDIKLNKVPQSYINSKKASIDNFYNNIWPKDNLSGGFLVAKNGEILYETYGGLANRSTKEEINSHTPLHLASVSKVLTAAVVLKLIDFKKLELDQKVNTLFPEFPYEDITIKMLLNHRSGLPNYAYFCDDSKIWDRSMLHNQDILDLMAKHKFDLYFKPDKKFGYCNTNYAMLALVIEKVTKMNYRDAMKKIIFDPLEMNDTYVFNYEEDKETASRSYKGNNVLYGFDFLDDVYGDKNIYSTPRDLLKFDMATYSHDFLNPELVKQVFKGYSYESKGVKNYGLGIRLREWKTGEKLFYHNGWWHGNTSSYVTLKKDTVTIIALSNKFSYKPYKVSKLAPLFGVYPMKDADEDLFD, from the coding sequence ATGAAGTTTTTAAGATTTATACCTTTTATACTATTATTTACTGCAGCAACATCATGTAAAAAAGATAAGCCTGTAATAGCCCAACATGTAAAGAAAGTAGAAAAAGATACTGTTTTAAGAATTAAGCCTCTTGATATAAAATTAAACAAAGTACCACAAAGCTATATAAACTCTAAAAAAGCCAGTATTGATAACTTTTACAATAATATATGGCCTAAAGATAATTTAAGCGGAGGATTTTTGGTTGCCAAAAACGGTGAAATATTATATGAAACCTATGGAGGACTGGCGAACAGAAGTACTAAAGAAGAAATCAATTCACATACACCCCTACATCTGGCTTCGGTTAGTAAGGTTTTAACGGCTGCTGTTGTGCTTAAGCTTATTGATTTTAAAAAGCTGGAACTGGATCAAAAGGTAAACACCCTATTTCCTGAATTTCCTTATGAGGATATTACTATAAAAATGCTTTTGAACCACAGAAGCGGATTACCAAACTACGCTTATTTTTGTGATGACAGTAAGATTTGGGATCGTAGTATGCTGCATAATCAGGATATTCTTGACCTTATGGCTAAACACAAATTTGATCTTTACTTTAAACCGGACAAAAAGTTTGGTTATTGCAATACTAATTACGCTATGCTGGCTCTTGTAATTGAAAAGGTTACAAAAATGAATTACAGGGATGCCATGAAAAAGATAATTTTTGACCCTCTAGAAATGAACGATACTTATGTATTTAATTATGAAGAGGACAAAGAAACAGCCAGCCGTTCTTATAAAGGCAATAATGTACTGTACGGTTTTGATTTTCTTGATGATGTATATGGTGATAAGAATATCTATTCAACTCCAAGAGATTTACTGAAGTTTGATATGGCTACCTATTCTCACGACTTTTTAAACCCTGAGCTTGTAAAGCAGGTGTTTAAAGGTTATAGCTATGAGAGCAAAGGAGTTAAGAATTATGGCTTAGGCATTCGCCTTCGTGAATGGAAAACCGGCGAAAAACTCTTTTACCATAACGGATGGTGGCATGGTAATACTTCATCATATGTTACCCTTAAAAAAGATACGGTAACTATTATAGCACTGTCTAATAAATTCAGCTATAAGCCTTATAAGGTTTCTAAACTGGCTCCTTTGTTTGGGGTATATCCAATGAAAGATGCCGATGAGGATTTGTTTGATTAA
- a CDS encoding glutathione peroxidase, whose protein sequence is MKQIAILALGLIAFTSCKNNTQKETAATTEAAQTIENTESMTKENIYQFKVKDLYGEDFDFSTLKGKKVIVVNTASKCGLTPQYEELEALYKEYQDKGLVIVGFPANNFARQEPGSNEEIASFCQKNYGVTFPMMSKISVKGDDMAPIYHFLTEKSKNGLQDSEVEWNFQKYLINENGELVKVVSPRTTPKDPEIVNWIKS, encoded by the coding sequence ATGAAACAAATTGCAATACTAGCATTAGGGCTAATCGCTTTTACAAGTTGTAAAAACAATACTCAGAAAGAAACGGCAGCGACTACAGAGGCTGCTCAAACCATAGAAAATACAGAGTCCATGACTAAAGAAAACATATACCAGTTTAAAGTAAAAGACCTTTATGGTGAAGATTTTGACTTCTCAACCCTTAAAGGGAAAAAAGTAATAGTTGTAAATACAGCTTCTAAATGCGGGCTTACGCCACAGTATGAAGAACTTGAAGCACTTTACAAAGAATATCAGGATAAAGGACTTGTTATTGTAGGTTTCCCGGCAAATAACTTTGCAAGACAGGAACCTGGTTCTAACGAAGAGATAGCTTCATTTTGCCAGAAAAACTACGGCGTTACGTTCCCTATGATGTCTAAAATCTCTGTAAAAGGAGATGATATGGCTCCGATTTACCATTTTCTTACAGAAAAAAGTAAAAACGGACTTCAGGACAGCGAAGTGGAGTGGAATTTCCAAAAGTACCTTATCAACGAAAATGGTGAACTTGTAAAGGTTGTTAGTCCGCGTACTACACCTAAGGATCCTGAAATTGTAAACTGGATCAAATCATAA
- the menD gene encoding 2-succinyl-5-enolpyruvyl-6-hydroxy-3-cyclohexene-1-carboxylic-acid synthase yields the protein MMYPKIPLAQSIIEICRVKGVTDIVISPGSRNAPLTIGFANNPAFKCYSIADERCAAFFATGMAQQLKKPVAVVCTSGSALLNYYPAVAEAFYSQIPLIVISADRPHDKIDIGDGQTIRQENVYANHIIYSANLLEEASHENDNKINVAIEKAISEKGPVHINAPFEEPLYDLVEELSVTPNIQDIAFENHFAEDLSPYVEKWNIAKKKLVLVGVNDPNSIDAAIIERLAEDPSVVVMTETTSNLHHKNFLNSIDVIITPFTEEDFKAFSPEILLTFGGMVVSKRIKAFLRTYKPHEHWHIDTLRAYDTFDALTKHFIAEPNAFLNRFLPATNNVESSYNKRALEVKAYRKLKHEEYLTDVPFSDFKVFEKLLPVLPDNSQLQISNSSAIRYAQLFDIKSTVEVFCNRGTSGIDGSTSTAIGAALASGKETIMLTGDISFFYDSNALWNSYIPKDFKIILINNGGGGIFRILPGHQENQVFNTYFETEHNQTAEHLAKMFGFEYHTATNEPELESQFQSFFSNSGQPKILEIFTPVKLNDKILKEYFKALA from the coding sequence ATGATGTACCCTAAAATACCTTTAGCCCAAAGCATTATTGAAATATGCAGGGTTAAAGGCGTTACTGATATTGTAATATCTCCTGGATCACGTAATGCTCCTCTTACCATAGGTTTTGCTAATAATCCGGCTTTTAAATGCTACAGTATTGCCGATGAGCGCTGTGCTGCTTTTTTTGCCACTGGCATGGCCCAACAGCTTAAAAAGCCTGTTGCTGTGGTTTGTACTTCAGGGTCGGCATTACTGAATTATTATCCTGCCGTTGCTGAAGCGTTTTACAGTCAGATACCATTAATCGTTATCTCTGCCGACAGGCCTCATGATAAAATTGATATAGGTGACGGACAAACCATCCGTCAGGAAAATGTTTATGCAAATCATATTATCTATTCAGCAAACCTGTTGGAGGAAGCTTCTCACGAGAACGATAATAAGATAAATGTGGCTATAGAAAAAGCTATTAGTGAGAAGGGCCCTGTGCATATAAATGCTCCTTTTGAAGAACCTTTGTATGATTTGGTTGAAGAGCTATCTGTTACTCCAAACATTCAGGACATTGCTTTTGAAAACCATTTTGCAGAGGATTTAAGTCCTTATGTTGAGAAATGGAATATAGCCAAAAAGAAACTGGTACTGGTAGGCGTTAATGATCCTAACTCAATAGATGCTGCTATAATTGAACGTTTGGCGGAAGATCCATCTGTAGTAGTTATGACTGAAACAACATCAAACCTTCATCATAAAAACTTCCTTAATAGTATTGATGTTATTATAACTCCTTTTACTGAGGAGGATTTTAAGGCATTTAGCCCGGAAATCCTTCTGACTTTTGGAGGCATGGTGGTTTCTAAACGTATTAAAGCCTTTTTAAGGACATATAAGCCACATGAACACTGGCATATAGATACTTTAAGGGCTTATGATACTTTTGATGCTTTAACTAAACATTTTATAGCAGAACCAAACGCATTTTTAAACCGTTTTTTACCTGCTACCAATAATGTTGAAAGCAGCTATAACAAAAGAGCTCTGGAAGTAAAAGCCTACAGAAAACTGAAGCATGAAGAATACCTTACGGATGTTCCGTTTAGTGATTTTAAGGTATTTGAAAAATTATTACCGGTGTTACCGGATAATAGTCAATTGCAGATAAGTAACAGTTCGGCAATACGCTATGCACAGCTTTTTGATATAAAGTCTACCGTAGAAGTATTTTGTAACAGGGGTACAAGCGGTATAGATGGCAGTACATCTACAGCTATTGGTGCCGCTTTGGCAAGCGGTAAAGAAACCATAATGCTTACAGGAGATATTAGCTTCTTCTATGACAGTAATGCATTATGGAACAGCTATATTCCTAAAGATTTTAAAATAATACTTATTAATAACGGAGGTGGTGGTATCTTTAGGATATTACCGGGTCATCAGGAAAATCAGGTATTTAATACCTATTTTGAAACTGAACATAATCAGACCGCAGAGCATTTAGCTAAAATGTTTGGATTTGAATACCATACTGCTACTAATGAACCTGAACTGGAAAGTCAATTTCAAAGTTTCTTCAGTAATTCGGGACAACCAAAAATACTGGAGATATTTACTCCTGTAAAGCTTAATGACAAAATACTTAAAGAATATTTTAAAGCACTGGCTTAA
- the ygiD gene encoding 4,5-DOPA-extradiol-dioxygenase — protein sequence MSLHNFKNWTDNLNEQDEKLPVLFIGHGSPMNGIEDNEFSQTWSKMGQGITRPKAVIVVSAHWLTRGTHITAMEDPKTIHDFGGFPQELFDVQYSAKGNPELAKETAKLITSTQVGLDHDWGLDHGTWTVVRHMYPNADIPVLQLSIDYSKPASYHYELAKQLSSLRKKGVLIIGSGNMVHNLRMIDWKKLNEPDYGFDWAIEMNNVFKEKIADGNHKALMDYESLNKAAKLAIPTPDHYYPLMYILGLQDNKDDLSFFNDKMVGGSLNMTSVKIG from the coding sequence ATGTCATTACATAATTTTAAAAACTGGACAGATAATCTTAACGAACAGGATGAAAAATTACCTGTATTGTTTATTGGTCACGGTTCTCCTATGAATGGCATAGAGGATAACGAGTTTTCTCAAACATGGTCTAAAATGGGACAGGGGATAACCCGCCCCAAGGCTGTTATTGTAGTTTCCGCTCACTGGCTTACCAGAGGAACACACATAACAGCAATGGAAGACCCGAAAACAATTCACGATTTTGGCGGTTTTCCTCAGGAATTGTTTGATGTTCAGTATTCTGCTAAAGGAAATCCAGAACTGGCTAAAGAAACAGCAAAACTTATTACAAGCACACAGGTAGGTTTAGACCACGATTGGGGATTAGATCATGGTACCTGGACAGTAGTAAGGCATATGTACCCTAATGCTGATATTCCGGTATTACAGTTAAGTATAGATTATAGCAAGCCTGCTTCCTATCACTATGAACTTGCTAAACAACTTTCTTCATTACGTAAAAAAGGCGTACTGATTATTGGTAGTGGAAACATGGTTCACAACCTTAGGATGATTGACTGGAAAAAGTTAAACGAACCTGATTATGGCTTTGACTGGGCTATAGAAATGAATAATGTCTTTAAGGAAAAGATAGCAGACGGAAACCATAAAGCCCTTATGGATTATGAAAGTCTGAATAAAGCTGCCAAGTTAGCCATACCAACACCAGATCATTACTATCCTTTAATGTATATCCTAGGCTTACAGGATAATAAAGACGATTTAAGTTTCTTTAATGATAAAATGGTAGGAGGTTCCCTTAATATGACTTCTGTAAAAATTGGTTAA
- a CDS encoding CvfB family protein — protein sequence MIEIGQYNTLKIERDTSVGLYLTDGSKDVLLPNKYVPRKFEMGDELAVFVYLDHEERLVATTLKPYITLNDFAYLRVSYINKFGAFVDWGLEKDLFVPFREQARPMEKSKRYLIHMYIDEKTGRLVGSSKLSRFLDNEELSVEVGEEVDLIVSHITDMGINVIINGKHKGLLYKDEVYEELRTGDRVNGFIKAIRPDNKIDVSLQKAGVEGIEPNAEKILEELRDSRGFLRLTDDSHPEDIKSVLKMSKKAFKKAIGSLYKQRLIEIKEDGIYLIKD from the coding sequence ATGATAGAGATAGGACAATATAATACGCTTAAAATAGAAAGAGACACCAGTGTAGGACTGTATTTAACAGACGGCAGTAAAGACGTACTGCTTCCTAATAAATATGTGCCTCGCAAATTTGAAATGGGAGATGAACTGGCTGTATTTGTATATCTTGATCATGAGGAAAGGCTTGTAGCTACAACCTTAAAGCCTTATATAACCCTTAATGATTTTGCTTACTTAAGGGTAAGTTATATTAATAAATTTGGGGCTTTCGTTGACTGGGGTCTGGAAAAGGACTTATTTGTGCCTTTTAGGGAACAGGCGAGACCAATGGAAAAAAGTAAGCGTTACCTAATCCATATGTATATTGATGAAAAAACAGGCAGACTTGTAGGTTCCAGTAAGCTAAGCCGTTTCCTTGATAATGAAGAGCTTTCTGTTGAAGTAGGAGAGGAAGTTGACCTTATTGTTTCTCATATTACCGATATGGGTATTAATGTAATTATCAATGGTAAACATAAAGGGCTTCTTTACAAAGATGAAGTATATGAAGAGCTTAGGACAGGTGATCGTGTGAATGGATTTATTAAAGCCATAAGGCCTGATAATAAGATAGATGTTTCTTTACAAAAAGCAGGAGTTGAGGGTATTGAGCCTAATGCCGAAAAGATACTTGAGGAGCTTCGTGATAGTCGGGGTTTTTTACGTCTTACTGATGACAGCCATCCTGAAGATATAAAATCGGTTCTTAAGATGAGTAAAAAGGCTTTTAAAAAAGCAATTGGTTCATTATACAAACAAAGGCTTATAGAAATAAAAGAAGACGGTATTTATCTTATAAAAGACTGA